A genomic stretch from Rhizobium brockwellii includes:
- a CDS encoding caspase family protein, which yields MTAFVSMAAALALLTMAATDSLARVIEAPERGAVRAVLIGIDLYRNVPPLHGAVADAEDLSLSLRSVGVEDMTLLKNGAADREGIFHAIEAVTERAGPGDLVVLGIAGHGSSEPERVKGSKPSGRDEVYVLAGFDTRLPGSRERIFGDEFKALIRNLEAKGADVVFIADTCHAGGMTRDVDPRGAEITWRQAPSYTIEEDDLAPISTTADALSTGFDFKRLTFLAAVDENTKSPEISIPGIPQKRGALSYATARAFEGAADRNGDGAVSRRELFEYVRQAVYQFTNQRQNIFTESPPGIDLDRAVVYNYEGAGAQAAAEKSNTPLPAELAPINVAALGSDPVLQGIVSAVTPFKLTEGSDAELVFDPEKHEAIAGGDVVASAIGAGDMPFVVDRMAALDALKRLSETKPQTVRVTPSDTVHREGERVGVTVSDLSGRKLVLFDVTGDGTVQFLYPNEKEVDAAMSQTFDLDLSVVSPFGTDLLVAVTSETPMPELVEFLEQNDRRRTAGNIAKRLGEFLPEGARVGFTVLYTSAGAKL from the coding sequence ATGACCGCATTCGTTTCCATGGCCGCAGCACTTGCCCTCCTCACCATGGCGGCCACCGACAGCCTGGCAAGGGTGATCGAGGCGCCCGAGCGTGGTGCGGTCAGGGCCGTGCTGATCGGCATCGACCTCTACCGCAACGTTCCCCCGCTGCACGGCGCCGTCGCCGATGCCGAGGATCTTTCGCTTTCGCTGCGTTCGGTCGGCGTCGAGGACATGACGCTCTTGAAGAATGGTGCCGCCGACCGCGAGGGCATCTTCCACGCCATCGAGGCCGTGACCGAAAGGGCAGGGCCTGGCGATCTCGTCGTGCTCGGCATCGCCGGCCACGGGTCGAGCGAGCCGGAGCGCGTCAAGGGCTCGAAACCGAGCGGCCGCGACGAGGTTTATGTGCTCGCCGGCTTCGACACCCGGCTGCCGGGATCGCGCGAGCGCATCTTCGGCGACGAATTCAAGGCGCTGATTCGCAATCTTGAGGCCAAGGGCGCGGATGTCGTCTTCATCGCCGATACCTGCCATGCCGGCGGCATGACCCGCGACGTCGATCCGCGCGGCGCCGAGATCACCTGGCGTCAGGCGCCTTCCTATACGATCGAGGAGGACGACCTCGCGCCGATTTCGACCACGGCGGACGCGCTGTCCACCGGCTTCGATTTCAAGCGGCTGACCTTTCTCGCCGCCGTGGACGAAAACACCAAGTCGCCCGAGATATCAATTCCAGGCATCCCGCAGAAACGCGGCGCCCTGAGCTATGCCACCGCTCGCGCTTTCGAGGGGGCGGCCGACCGCAACGGCGACGGCGCCGTCAGCCGCCGCGAACTGTTCGAATATGTGCGCCAGGCGGTCTACCAGTTCACCAACCAGCGGCAGAACATCTTTACCGAAAGTCCGCCCGGAATCGATCTCGATCGCGCGGTCGTCTACAATTACGAAGGGGCGGGGGCCCAGGCGGCGGCGGAGAAATCAAACACTCCGCTGCCCGCCGAGCTCGCACCGATCAACGTTGCCGCCCTCGGCTCCGATCCGGTGCTGCAGGGGATTGTATCAGCCGTCACGCCGTTCAAGCTGACGGAGGGTTCCGATGCCGAACTTGTCTTCGATCCTGAAAAACACGAGGCGATTGCCGGCGGCGATGTCGTCGCCTCCGCCATCGGCGCCGGCGACATGCCTTTCGTCGTCGACCGGATGGCCGCGCTCGATGCGCTGAAGCGGCTCTCCGAGACCAAACCGCAGACCGTGCGCGTGACGCCTTCCGATACCGTCCATCGTGAAGGTGAACGCGTCGGCGTCACCGTTTCGGATCTATCAGGCCGCAAGCTCGTACTCTTCGACGTCACCGGCGATGGCACCGTGCAGTTCCTCTATCCCAACGAAAAGGAGGTCGATGCTGCGATGTCTCAGACCTTCGATCTCGATCTTTCCGTCGTCTCACCTTTCGGCACGGACCTGCTCGTCGCCGTCACCTCTGAAACCCCGATGCCCGAACTTGTGGAGTTCCTGGAGCAGAACGACAGGCGCCGCACCGCCGGCAATATCGCCAAGCGCCTCGGCGAATTCCTGCCCGAGGGCGCGCGCGTCGGATTTACGGTCCTTTATACCTCCGCCGGAGCCAAGCTATGA
- a CDS encoding trypsin-like serine protease: MSTSISRILNIASVMLLLATPVLAQQDTDFAGEDGGRVIGGQAAKKGEWPWQVKILAPDPEQRGRFGGHCGGSLIAPRWILTAAHCVTSGRSGKQDLFARDLLIVEGKSKIDKVIAVDGPDKPGLAVEDVIIHEDFDRKVFANDIALIKLSEPAKSKPAILASASDDEVEAAGHPAVITGWGYTKADHGWDDKYLPTELQEVELPIVPREDCRAAYRDSSMRMNPIDERNVCAGYAEGGKDACQGDSGGPLVAQRPDKRWIQLGIVSWGAGCAEAEHYGVYTRVAAFRDWIAAKTESDVPNVEGPNVEGPTADDQVASTTTSGGTKQRKSGQEEANLAITTPPAGDTAPAGTTETPAGNIPPADKPVADEPAVQPAVVKTPVIESSPGDRALLIGIDDYEMREAKLTGSATDVKAMQVFLAKTLAYRPEQIHTLTNRKATREAILAEIDDWLVRQSTPGSRVFLYFSGQGSEEMGAEETTSPTLVAVDAQLVREGGKVTVTNQIRETEIAARLNSLKDRRVTLLIDACHVGPGSRSAVAAPSGTVRCLGPALAGLEPPNKSGKEAKFSFGGENAMVWSAVNAGQWALVDSEAKPALGVFTRRFIEGVQDGVARAADKPNVSNAALLDYVRRKSDEYCRTHAGDCRFTPVPQFYGQPDALGRDVITGEEAKTPVAAVENTLKSDNEAGVAVDVLPGTAVSIGDKVAMRVSTKKSGYLILVDIDASGKLTQLYPNKRSMGLKPTAKSGDNRLDPARPVVVPDARNPYTGFEYVVEGPAGVGMVVAILSDKPIEVLDLPDVPTPLVGQRAAFNYVYDLARSLRIVGDDETGAQGKWSFDSKFYRIR; encoded by the coding sequence ATGAGCACGTCGATCAGCAGGATCCTCAATATTGCGTCCGTCATGCTGCTTCTGGCCACTCCGGTGCTGGCGCAGCAGGATACCGATTTTGCCGGCGAGGATGGCGGGCGTGTCATCGGCGGCCAGGCGGCCAAGAAGGGCGAATGGCCCTGGCAGGTGAAGATCCTGGCGCCCGATCCCGAACAGCGCGGCCGTTTCGGCGGCCATTGCGGCGGCTCGCTGATCGCGCCCCGCTGGATATTGACCGCCGCCCATTGCGTCACCAGCGGCCGCTCCGGCAAGCAGGATCTCTTCGCCCGCGACCTGCTGATCGTCGAGGGCAAGTCGAAGATCGACAAGGTGATCGCGGTCGATGGTCCCGACAAACCCGGCCTTGCCGTGGAAGACGTGATCATTCACGAGGATTTCGACCGCAAGGTCTTCGCCAACGACATCGCCCTCATCAAGCTCAGCGAGCCGGCTAAATCGAAGCCGGCGATCCTTGCCTCGGCCTCCGACGACGAGGTGGAGGCCGCCGGCCACCCGGCTGTCATCACCGGCTGGGGTTACACCAAGGCCGACCACGGCTGGGACGACAAATATCTGCCGACCGAGCTGCAGGAAGTGGAACTGCCGATCGTCCCGCGCGAGGACTGCCGCGCCGCCTATCGCGACAGCTCGATGCGCATGAACCCGATCGACGAGCGCAATGTCTGCGCCGGTTATGCCGAAGGCGGCAAGGATGCCTGCCAGGGCGACAGCGGCGGGCCGCTCGTCGCCCAGCGTCCCGACAAGCGCTGGATCCAGCTCGGCATCGTCAGCTGGGGTGCTGGCTGCGCCGAGGCGGAGCACTACGGCGTCTATACCCGTGTTGCCGCCTTCCGCGACTGGATCGCCGCAAAGACCGAAAGCGACGTACCGAATGTTGAAGGGCCGAATGTTGAAGGGCCGACTGCCGACGATCAAGTCGCGTCCACCACGACCAGTGGCGGGACGAAGCAGAGGAAGTCCGGGCAGGAAGAGGCCAATCTCGCCATCACCACCCCGCCCGCCGGCGATACGGCGCCGGCCGGCACGACCGAAACGCCCGCCGGCAATATCCCGCCGGCTGACAAACCCGTCGCCGACGAACCCGCCGTTCAGCCGGCCGTCGTCAAGACGCCGGTGATCGAAAGCTCACCCGGCGATCGCGCCCTGTTGATCGGTATCGACGATTACGAGATGCGCGAGGCGAAGCTGACCGGTTCCGCCACCGATGTGAAGGCGATGCAGGTCTTCCTCGCCAAGACACTCGCCTATCGCCCGGAACAGATCCACACGCTGACCAACCGCAAGGCGACCCGCGAGGCGATCCTTGCCGAAATCGACGACTGGCTGGTGCGCCAGTCGACACCCGGAAGCCGCGTCTTCCTCTATTTCAGCGGCCAGGGCTCAGAAGAAATGGGCGCCGAGGAAACGACGAGCCCGACACTGGTGGCCGTCGATGCCCAGCTGGTGCGCGAGGGCGGCAAGGTGACCGTCACCAACCAGATCCGCGAAACCGAGATCGCCGCTCGGCTGAACAGCCTCAAGGATCGCCGCGTCACGCTGCTGATCGATGCCTGCCATGTCGGCCCCGGCAGCCGCAGCGCGGTGGCAGCACCCTCCGGCACCGTGCGTTGCCTCGGCCCGGCGCTGGCAGGGCTCGAACCGCCGAACAAATCGGGCAAGGAAGCGAAATTCTCCTTCGGCGGCGAAAACGCCATGGTCTGGTCGGCCGTCAACGCGGGGCAGTGGGCGCTCGTCGATAGCGAGGCCAAGCCGGCGCTGGGGGTTTTCACCCGCCGCTTCATCGAAGGGGTGCAGGATGGCGTGGCGCGCGCGGCCGACAAGCCGAATGTCAGCAATGCCGCTTTGCTCGATTATGTCCGGCGCAAATCGGACGAATATTGCCGGACACATGCGGGAGACTGCCGCTTCACCCCGGTGCCGCAATTTTATGGCCAGCCGGATGCGCTCGGCCGGGATGTCATCACCGGCGAGGAGGCGAAGACGCCGGTCGCCGCCGTCGAGAATACGCTGAAGAGCGATAATGAGGCGGGCGTCGCCGTCGACGTGCTGCCCGGCACCGCCGTCAGCATCGGCGACAAGGTGGCCATGCGTGTCTCCACCAAAAAGTCCGGTTACCTGATCCTTGTCGATATCGACGCCTCCGGCAAGCTGACGCAGCTTTACCCGAACAAGCGCTCGATGGGCCTGAAGCCGACTGCCAAAAGCGGTGACAACCGGCTCGATCCGGCCCGGCCGGTCGTCGTGCCCGATGCGCGCAATCCCTATACCGGCTTCGAATATGTGGTGGAGGGACCGGCCGGCGTCGGCATGGTCGTTGCCATCCTCAGCGACAAGCCGATCGAAGTGCTCGACCTGCCCGATGTGCCGACGCCGCTCGTCGGCCAGCGCGCCGCCTTCAACTATGTCTACGATCTCGCCCGAAGCCTCCGGATCGTCGGCGACGACGAGACCGGCGCCCAGGGCAAATGGTCGTTCGATTCCAAATTCTATCGCATCCGCTGA
- a CDS encoding DUF4384 domain-containing protein, translating to MPNRKAILAAATFLSFLSVVPAVEAQNERTLTEAPAQTGPVSITFDRAEAKYAIGEVVGLFIQSTENAYVTVLNVSPNGSVVKLFPNKYQTDALVGAGKRVQVPDPASGAKLQVSGPVGQEQIKVFYSSKPLTIFADLGGSGGGMFRSIDGGMDAVSRSLEDARSLGTKISSKTLMLTTVDSPAAIPPVAAAPAAKPAPVEQAAKPPVAPKPEAAPKPKPVTKQEVAKKPETVVEKPKPAAPKKVAPKPVEQATQQPPKKYKIVTNLAPGQELAADELELIGPADTTSSTRPTQYKQPTTQYKQPTQTSQTKMPKLPMPQLKMPQFKLPGGFSIKMPQLNLGRSAEPEQAGEEIEVANADTPVCTALLDKLNTAVAAKDIGAAAAEADAIAVSADCGQFQVNAQRRVAALRLSAAQEMMAANQPVADYEPLLVAADSPQVLWQASATLGEIYFSSRRFADAAADYQQAIEIIKNETRTPKAPPAETISDLIQRAAQARILAANPTNDNPEGSFVPAEKDHRSGVLGGIYSENVRGIVPVSIPVPITFDFNKSSFTSIGTEAAEELLEALKEQKPGRIILIGHTDRRGGDDYNQKLSERRAQAVADFLKSNGLDATIDAEGRGASEPVDVTATANLTEDDVDALNRRVEWRRE from the coding sequence GCCGTCGAGGCGCAGAACGAACGCACATTGACCGAAGCGCCGGCGCAGACCGGGCCTGTCAGCATCACCTTCGATCGCGCTGAAGCCAAATACGCCATCGGCGAAGTTGTCGGCCTCTTCATCCAGTCGACCGAAAATGCCTATGTCACGGTGCTGAACGTCTCGCCGAACGGCTCGGTCGTGAAGCTTTTCCCGAACAAGTACCAGACCGACGCCCTTGTCGGCGCCGGCAAGCGTGTGCAGGTGCCGGATCCGGCAAGCGGCGCCAAGCTGCAGGTTTCAGGCCCGGTCGGCCAGGAGCAGATCAAAGTCTTCTATTCCTCCAAGCCGCTGACCATCTTCGCCGATCTCGGCGGCAGCGGCGGCGGCATGTTCCGCTCGATCGACGGCGGCATGGATGCCGTTTCCCGCAGCCTTGAAGATGCTCGCAGCCTCGGCACCAAGATCAGCAGCAAGACGCTGATGCTGACGACGGTCGATAGTCCGGCCGCCATTCCGCCCGTCGCAGCCGCCCCTGCAGCAAAACCGGCCCCGGTCGAACAGGCTGCAAAGCCGCCCGTTGCGCCGAAACCTGAAGCCGCTCCGAAGCCGAAGCCGGTAACGAAACAGGAAGTCGCCAAGAAGCCGGAAACGGTGGTGGAAAAACCGAAGCCGGCGGCCCCGAAAAAGGTCGCGCCGAAGCCCGTCGAGCAGGCAACCCAGCAGCCACCGAAGAAATACAAGATCGTCACCAATCTGGCGCCCGGACAGGAGCTTGCCGCCGATGAACTGGAGCTGATCGGCCCGGCCGATACCACCTCATCCACCCGGCCGACCCAGTATAAGCAGCCGACGACGCAGTATAAGCAGCCCACCCAGACGTCCCAGACGAAGATGCCGAAACTGCCGATGCCGCAGCTCAAGATGCCGCAATTCAAGCTTCCCGGCGGTTTCAGCATCAAGATGCCGCAGCTCAACCTCGGCCGTTCCGCCGAACCTGAGCAAGCCGGCGAAGAGATCGAGGTCGCAAATGCCGATACGCCTGTTTGCACCGCCCTTCTCGACAAGCTGAATACCGCCGTCGCCGCCAAGGATATCGGTGCCGCCGCGGCTGAGGCCGATGCGATCGCCGTCAGCGCCGATTGCGGCCAGTTCCAGGTGAACGCCCAGCGCCGCGTCGCCGCCCTCAGGCTTTCCGCCGCCCAGGAGATGATGGCCGCCAACCAGCCGGTCGCCGATTATGAGCCGCTGCTTGTCGCCGCCGACAGCCCGCAGGTGCTCTGGCAGGCCTCCGCCACGCTCGGCGAAATCTATTTCTCCTCACGCCGCTTTGCCGATGCCGCCGCCGATTACCAGCAGGCGATCGAGATCATCAAGAACGAGACCCGCACGCCGAAGGCGCCCCCCGCCGAGACGATCTCCGATCTCATCCAGCGCGCCGCCCAGGCCCGCATCCTTGCCGCCAACCCGACGAACGACAATCCTGAAGGCAGCTTCGTGCCGGCCGAGAAGGATCACCGCAGCGGCGTGCTCGGCGGCATCTATTCCGAGAATGTGCGCGGCATCGTGCCGGTTTCCATTCCGGTTCCGATCACCTTCGATTTCAACAAGTCGAGCTTCACCTCGATCGGCACCGAAGCCGCTGAGGAACTGCTGGAGGCGCTGAAAGAGCAGAAGCCCGGCCGCATCATCCTTATTGGCCATACCGACCGGCGCGGCGGCGACGACTATAATCAGAAGCTTTCCGAACGCCGCGCCCAGGCCGTCGCCGACTTCCTGAAGAGCAACGGCCTCGACGCGACAATCGACGCCGAAGGCCGCGGAGCTTCCGAGCCGGTGGACGTCACCGCAACCGCAAACCTCACCGAAGACGATGTCGATGCGCTGAACCGCCGCGTCGAATGGCGCCGCGAATAG